The Gemmata palustris genome includes a region encoding these proteins:
- a CDS encoding BBP7 family outer membrane beta-barrel protein produces MRSRWLAAVGVIFLGFSPASAQPQPPLPPPALPATSTPPADTRELPPLLPPPPPGAPLTEVPRPGTGPAVDYDPGYLYLPEKAPERARRPEECGPAGRWWITPSFELSWVPTNRAPASVRLRLSDGLGNSAPGPVLPVAGRSAGQFEAALGLVFGRWFDESHTNGAEASFFVRNADNTFGTAAPGMLVLFPEGPGRGTPQVIAFPDPFGARIVGTFPSTLSTFFTTVDVNYRRKLLCTDSARLDALVGYRFAYLQDELYLGEVPDGDNDYKRNRASVSNPFHGGQIGLAGEVRKNGWYAAGSAKVAFGVVTPEVTTSGLFIGAEGRTGSQFTQLRALNTAEKSEFAVMPVLNLSIGRQVSERTRVFAGYSFQYLSRAGRLGDALNPANSKIALTDFWVQSVNFGIEWRH; encoded by the coding sequence ATGCGAAGCCGTTGGTTGGCTGCGGTCGGTGTGATATTCCTCGGCTTCAGCCCGGCGAGCGCACAGCCTCAACCACCACTTCCGCCACCGGCGCTCCCCGCAACCTCTACGCCTCCCGCTGACACGCGCGAACTTCCGCCCCTGTTGCCCCCGCCGCCGCCGGGCGCACCACTCACCGAAGTACCCCGACCGGGAACCGGGCCGGCCGTCGATTACGACCCGGGCTACCTCTACCTGCCAGAAAAAGCGCCCGAGCGGGCTAGGCGCCCGGAAGAATGCGGACCGGCCGGCCGGTGGTGGATCACCCCGTCGTTTGAACTCTCCTGGGTGCCAACGAACCGGGCGCCGGCGAGTGTTCGGCTGCGCTTGTCGGACGGGCTGGGCAACTCGGCCCCAGGGCCGGTGCTGCCGGTCGCGGGGCGCTCGGCCGGACAGTTCGAGGCCGCGCTGGGGCTCGTTTTCGGGCGCTGGTTCGATGAGTCGCACACCAACGGTGCGGAAGCGAGCTTCTTCGTTCGCAACGCGGACAACACGTTCGGCACCGCTGCACCGGGTATGCTGGTGCTGTTCCCGGAGGGGCCGGGGCGCGGTACGCCGCAAGTGATCGCGTTCCCGGACCCGTTCGGAGCACGGATCGTGGGCACGTTCCCGTCCACGCTCTCGACGTTTTTCACCACGGTGGACGTGAACTACCGGCGCAAGTTGCTCTGCACCGATAGTGCCCGCCTGGATGCCCTCGTGGGGTACCGGTTCGCGTACCTGCAAGACGAGTTGTACCTCGGCGAAGTGCCGGACGGGGACAACGATTACAAGCGCAACCGCGCATCGGTCTCGAACCCGTTTCACGGCGGGCAGATCGGTCTCGCGGGCGAGGTCCGCAAGAACGGCTGGTACGCGGCCGGGTCCGCGAAGGTCGCGTTCGGGGTGGTGACGCCGGAAGTGACCACGAGCGGGCTGTTCATTGGCGCGGAGGGCCGAACGGGTTCGCAGTTCACACAACTGCGAGCGCTCAACACGGCCGAGAAGAGCGAGTTCGCGGTGATGCCGGTCCTGAACCTGTCAATCGGTCGACAAGTGAGCGAGCGCACGCGGGTCTTCGCGGGCTACTCGTTCCAGTACCTCAGCCGCGCCGGGCGCCTGGGTGACGCACTCAACCCCGCCAACAGCAAAATC
- a CDS encoding DUF1571 domain-containing protein translates to MTRRLIVAIVLLAFLIGAGFVGYDRYFSAPPSAVAPIHVDNGDKLPTQPEFDELAKTDPVKLLSTCLTRYEREVRGLHCTMEKQERVQGKPKHPDMPEMEVIDLWVRGDVPDAKTKQTAIEVVMKWRSGAKRVLFAEVRGTLFSEKPAPEGLDKKVVTWRPEARGVKLSLPLEPNSGAAQGQSRYCIRDAGLYRSMLRTHEAWKGRQEAGEFKYEYLGTKVVEKAGGRECHAIRRICPRTELDAFELGGTAPTDPKTVAAEGFTEVVIYIDRERWVQVGTEQYRTEPDGTRVTLGTYFFRDVELNPTFASDTFTTEGLKK, encoded by the coding sequence ATGACTCGCCGTCTCATCGTCGCGATCGTTCTGCTCGCGTTCTTAATCGGTGCGGGATTCGTGGGCTACGACCGGTACTTCAGCGCTCCCCCTTCGGCGGTGGCGCCGATTCACGTCGACAACGGGGACAAGCTCCCGACTCAGCCGGAGTTCGACGAACTCGCCAAGACCGATCCGGTGAAGCTGCTCTCCACCTGTCTCACGCGCTACGAGCGCGAAGTACGGGGGTTGCACTGCACGATGGAGAAGCAAGAACGGGTGCAGGGAAAGCCCAAGCACCCGGACATGCCGGAGATGGAAGTCATCGACTTGTGGGTACGCGGCGATGTTCCCGACGCCAAAACCAAGCAGACCGCGATCGAGGTCGTGATGAAGTGGCGCTCCGGCGCCAAGCGGGTGCTCTTCGCGGAAGTTCGGGGTACGCTCTTCAGCGAGAAACCGGCCCCGGAAGGGCTCGACAAAAAAGTCGTGACCTGGCGCCCGGAGGCCCGCGGGGTCAAACTCAGCCTCCCCCTCGAGCCGAACAGTGGTGCCGCTCAGGGGCAATCGCGGTACTGCATCCGCGACGCGGGCCTCTACCGCAGCATGCTCCGCACGCACGAAGCCTGGAAGGGGCGCCAGGAGGCCGGCGAGTTCAAGTACGAATACCTCGGAACGAAAGTAGTCGAGAAGGCCGGCGGGCGCGAGTGCCACGCGATCCGGCGCATCTGCCCGCGTACCGAACTGGACGCTTTCGAGTTGGGCGGCACCGCCCCCACCGATCCGAAAACCGTTGCGGCCGAGGGCTTCACCGAGGTCGTGATCTACATCGACCGCGAGCGGTGGGTCCAGGTGGGAACCGAGCAGTACCGCACGGAGCCGGACGGCACGCGGGTCACGCTCGGCACCTACTTCTTCCGCGATGTGGAACTCAACCCTACCTTCGCGAGCGACACGTTTACGACCGAAGGGTTGAAGAAGTGA
- a CDS encoding TIGR03066 family protein, translating into MKTLLAAVFGLAVFALAGHARADDTPKLLGKWEITKSTGDSPVGAIVEFAKEGKLTVTIKDNDKDVKLEGTYKLDGKKLAVKLTLNEQKIEHDLTVTFKGDDGLELEDGDKKVDTLKKKK; encoded by the coding sequence ATGAAGACGCTCTTGGCCGCCGTGTTCGGGCTGGCAGTGTTCGCCCTCGCGGGCCACGCGCGGGCCGACGACACGCCCAAACTGCTCGGCAAGTGGGAGATCACGAAGTCCACCGGGGACTCGCCGGTCGGCGCGATCGTGGAGTTCGCGAAGGAAGGCAAGCTGACCGTGACCATCAAGGACAATGACAAGGACGTGAAGCTCGAAGGCACCTACAAGCTCGACGGCAAGAAACTCGCCGTGAAGCTGACCCTGAACGAGCAGAAGATCGAACACGACCTCACGGTCACCTTCAAGGGCGACGACGGATTGGAACTCGAAGACGGCGATAAGAAAGTGGACACCCTCAAGAAGAAGAAATAG
- a CDS encoding flavoprotein: MANVLLGATGSVAAVRVPALFDSLTAAGHAVKVVATTAATYFFDPKAIGQNLSHPPKEPGLKSELDGSVFLDEDEWPGRDAGERYQRGDSVLHIELRKWADIFAVAPLDANTLAKLAVGLCDNCLTCVWRAWDVARPVVLAPAMNTLMWQHSFTKRHLRSIAADAGAGHIPAHLADDALIQQINDRSPTLRVVAPVSKQLACGDVGVGALADVADVVGAIQHMLGRAQAA; encoded by the coding sequence ATGGCTAACGTACTTCTCGGAGCGACCGGCAGCGTGGCCGCGGTGCGGGTCCCAGCGCTCTTCGATTCGCTCACCGCCGCCGGGCACGCGGTCAAGGTCGTCGCGACCACCGCGGCGACGTACTTCTTCGACCCCAAAGCAATCGGGCAGAACCTCTCCCACCCACCAAAAGAGCCGGGGCTTAAAAGCGAACTCGACGGTTCCGTCTTCCTCGACGAGGACGAGTGGCCCGGGCGCGACGCGGGCGAGCGCTACCAGCGCGGCGACTCGGTGCTGCACATCGAGCTCCGCAAGTGGGCGGACATCTTCGCTGTCGCGCCCCTTGATGCGAACACGCTCGCGAAACTGGCAGTCGGGCTGTGCGACAACTGCCTGACGTGCGTGTGGCGCGCGTGGGACGTGGCCCGCCCAGTAGTTCTCGCCCCCGCAATGAACACGCTCATGTGGCAGCACTCATTTACTAAACGGCACCTCCGCTCGATCGCCGCTGATGCCGGCGCGGGCCACATACCCGCGCACCTTGCGGACGATGCACTCATTCAGCAGATTAACGACCGCAGTCCGACGCTCCGCGTGGTGGCGCCCGTGTCGAAGCAACTCGCGTGCGGCGACGTCGGCGTCGGCGCGCTGGCGGACGTGGCCGATGTCGTCGGCGCGATCCAGCACATGCTCGGCCGCGCACAAGCGGCGTGA
- a CDS encoding phosphopantothenoylcysteine decarboxylase domain-containing protein encodes MNFLITAGNTQTPIDRVRCITNTFAGRAGAPIARTAWGRGHTVTLVTSNPDALLEYNLNPRAPGERFSVLSYQTFDELTSILQNQLRVSAFDVVCHSAAVSDFLTAGTFTPDSGTFFNARTGEWEARAGAPTLTEQKTGKIRSAEPELWVRLVRAPKLIDRIRHPWGFAGVLVKFELEVGVSEQELVDAAEASRTQSGAEIIVANTLDGAAHWAYIGPIGTRYERVTRRELPDRLVLALEDLYQKRTRDG; translated from the coding sequence ATGAACTTCCTGATTACCGCTGGCAACACACAAACCCCGATCGATCGGGTCCGGTGCATCACCAACACGTTTGCGGGGCGTGCGGGGGCACCCATCGCCCGCACCGCGTGGGGCCGCGGGCACACGGTCACGCTCGTGACCTCGAACCCGGACGCACTGCTCGAGTACAATCTGAACCCGCGCGCCCCCGGGGAGCGGTTTTCGGTACTCTCGTACCAGACGTTCGACGAATTAACTTCGATTCTGCAGAACCAACTTCGCGTCTCCGCGTTCGACGTGGTATGTCACTCAGCAGCAGTGAGCGACTTCCTCACCGCGGGAACGTTCACGCCCGATTCGGGCACGTTCTTCAACGCCCGAACCGGCGAGTGGGAAGCGCGCGCCGGCGCCCCGACACTCACCGAACAGAAGACCGGTAAAATTAGGAGCGCGGAGCCCGAGCTCTGGGTGCGGCTCGTGCGGGCGCCGAAGCTCATCGACCGCATCCGGCACCCGTGGGGCTTCGCCGGCGTGCTGGTCAAGTTTGAACTCGAAGTGGGCGTGAGCGAGCAAGAACTGGTGGACGCGGCGGAAGCGTCCCGCACGCAGTCGGGGGCCGAGATCATCGTCGCGAACACGCTCGATGGCGCGGCTCACTGGGCGTACATCGGACCGATCGGCACCCGGTACGAGCGGGTGACGCGGCGCGAGTTGCCGGACCGCTTGGTGCTGGCCCTCGAGGACCTCTATCAGAAACGGACGCGCGATGGCTAA
- the rfaD gene encoding ADP-glyceromanno-heptose 6-epimerase: MIAVTGAAGFIGSNLAHRLAAEGHAVLLVDHELTPAKAENFIGLPRFAFSRHDHFLDDLAAGRIEPDAIFHLGACSSTTETNWDYLFRNNVEYTRHLWEWCAQKRKPLFYASSAATYGDGSLGFDDHTSPRELRPLNLYGKSKNAFDVWALAEVAAGQPAPPKWAGLKFFNVYGPRESHKGRMASVVYQTHKQIKATGEMKLFRSTDPQFTDGGQRRDFVFVGDCVNHMLWLWRNDAPGGVYNSGSGEARTFYDLARGVFTALNLQPRISFIDMPRDLAGKYQNFTRAETKKLRATGCDVPATALEAGVRETVRWLEGCAEVVRRAA, translated from the coding sequence ATGATCGCCGTCACCGGCGCGGCCGGGTTCATCGGATCGAACCTCGCCCACCGACTCGCCGCCGAAGGGCACGCAGTTTTGCTCGTCGATCATGAACTTACCCCCGCGAAAGCGGAGAACTTTATCGGGTTGCCCCGATTCGCGTTCAGCCGGCACGATCACTTCTTGGACGACCTCGCGGCCGGGCGCATCGAGCCGGACGCGATCTTCCACCTCGGCGCGTGTAGTTCCACCACCGAAACGAACTGGGATTACCTCTTCCGCAACAACGTGGAGTACACGCGGCACTTGTGGGAGTGGTGCGCCCAAAAGCGGAAACCCTTGTTCTACGCTTCGAGTGCCGCGACCTACGGCGACGGTTCGCTCGGCTTCGACGACCACACGTCGCCGCGCGAACTGCGCCCCCTGAACCTCTACGGCAAGAGCAAGAATGCGTTCGATGTCTGGGCACTCGCGGAAGTTGCGGCCGGCCAACCGGCGCCGCCGAAGTGGGCCGGGCTGAAGTTCTTCAACGTGTACGGCCCGCGCGAATCACACAAGGGGCGCATGGCGAGCGTCGTTTACCAGACGCACAAGCAGATCAAAGCGACCGGCGAGATGAAACTGTTCCGCTCCACCGATCCGCAGTTCACCGACGGCGGCCAGCGGCGCGACTTCGTATTCGTCGGCGACTGCGTGAACCACATGCTCTGGTTGTGGCGCAACGATGCCCCGGGCGGCGTGTACAATTCCGGCAGTGGCGAGGCCCGCACGTTTTACGATCTCGCACGCGGCGTGTTCACTGCATTGAATCTTCAGCCGCGCATCAGCTTCATCGACATGCCGCGCGACTTGGCCGGGAAGTACCAGAACTTCACCCGTGCCGAGACGAAAAAACTGCGGGCCACCGGGTGCGACGTTCCCGCGACCGCACTGGAAGCCGGCGTCCGTGAGACGGTACGATGGCTGGAGGGATGTGCCGAAGTCGTGCGCCGGGCGGCATGA
- a CDS encoding lipopolysaccharide kinase InaA family protein, which yields MFGDVLRKFGSLVAGATGPIVRARGRVWHLSPEGEALFGAAGPALDSWLEDGSAEVVKSGPHRTVYRVALASGTVYVKHCRINGPRAWAREVMRAPKARLEFENAARLRSLGIGAAVPLAWGTSDTRWPGQSFLITRDLAPAIPFPDYLETHALTPGERSALAHALGKFLARLHENGVAHPDPHPGNLLVEQRQPNPLTPFPKKEGGIEPNTTDTEQSATVFSPSLLREGLGERLSDSPPPPPRGAEPNAEDRVPSSAFGSAPPSFLGKGVGGLGSSPQFSLLDVHAIRFGAPLSWAESRANLVRFNRWFQLRASQTDRLRFWRSYCAGRKTLPNLSEKEAKELERETLASNRRFWVARTTRYRGSHRTVRKVRAGQVRGLAVRDLPHDFLRALLASPNDVFTKPGTRFLKQCVSSTVAELEMPTPDGPRTVILKCVNVRSTLDPLKNVFRSSAVRRSWLLGHGLRERWLPTPRPLAMFHVYRGGFLPAEGYLLTEKVPHAIGLPEAVKVCHDARLLRAWGENLARVVRTMHDRGVSHRDLKAPNVMLQNAALDPASATPVLIDLVGVRAGLNAVSFVRRAKELARLNASFLAMPHVTRTERLRFLRAYLSVGERQLDWKTWWNAVSAATAAKVAKNHRSGRVLG from the coding sequence ATGTTCGGTGACGTGCTCCGCAAGTTCGGCTCGCTGGTCGCAGGCGCGACCGGGCCGATCGTGCGCGCACGCGGCCGGGTGTGGCACCTCTCGCCCGAAGGCGAAGCGCTCTTCGGCGCGGCCGGTCCCGCGCTCGATTCGTGGCTGGAGGATGGTTCGGCCGAAGTGGTGAAGAGCGGCCCGCACCGCACGGTGTACCGCGTCGCGCTCGCATCCGGCACGGTGTACGTGAAGCACTGCCGAATCAACGGCCCGCGTGCATGGGCGCGCGAAGTGATGCGCGCCCCGAAAGCGCGACTCGAATTCGAGAACGCCGCGCGCCTGCGCTCGCTCGGCATCGGTGCGGCAGTTCCACTGGCGTGGGGCACGTCCGACACGCGCTGGCCGGGGCAGAGCTTCCTCATCACGCGCGACCTCGCGCCCGCAATCCCATTCCCCGACTACTTAGAAACACACGCGCTCACTCCCGGCGAGCGCAGTGCGTTGGCGCATGCCCTGGGGAAGTTCCTGGCACGGCTACACGAAAACGGCGTTGCGCACCCGGACCCGCACCCCGGCAATCTGCTTGTGGAGCAAAGGCAACCTAACCCCCTAACCCCCTTCCCTAAGAAGGAAGGGGGAATAGAACCAAACACAACAGACACCGAGCAATCCGCGACGGTTTTTAGCCCCTCCCTTCTTAGGGAGGGGCTAGGGGAGAGATTGTCCGACAGCCCACCCCCTCCCCCAAGGGGAGCAGAGCCAAATGCAGAAGACCGTGTACCGTCTTCTGCATTTGGCTCTGCTCCCCCTTCCTTCTTAGGGAAGGGGGTTGGGGGGTTAGGTTCCTCCCCCCAATTCAGCCTGCTCGACGTCCACGCGATCCGGTTCGGCGCGCCGCTGTCGTGGGCCGAGAGTCGCGCGAATCTGGTTCGCTTCAACCGCTGGTTCCAGTTGCGTGCGAGCCAAACGGATCGGCTCCGGTTCTGGCGCAGTTACTGTGCGGGGCGCAAAACCCTCCCGAACCTCAGCGAGAAGGAAGCGAAAGAACTGGAGCGCGAAACACTCGCGTCCAACCGCCGATTCTGGGTGGCACGCACGACGCGGTACCGGGGTTCGCACCGCACTGTTCGTAAGGTGCGGGCAGGCCAAGTACGCGGGCTCGCGGTACGCGATCTGCCACACGATTTCCTTCGCGCTCTCTTGGCCTCCCCTAACGACGTATTCACCAAACCCGGCACGCGGTTCCTCAAGCAGTGCGTCAGTTCCACGGTCGCGGAACTGGAGATGCCGACGCCCGACGGCCCGCGAACCGTCATTCTGAAGTGCGTCAACGTGCGGAGCACTCTCGATCCGCTGAAGAACGTGTTCCGCTCGTCCGCGGTTCGACGGTCGTGGTTGCTCGGGCACGGGCTCCGCGAGCGGTGGCTCCCCACCCCGCGCCCGCTCGCGATGTTTCACGTCTACCGCGGCGGATTTCTCCCCGCGGAAGGCTATTTGCTTACCGAGAAGGTGCCGCACGCGATCGGCTTGCCCGAAGCCGTGAAGGTGTGCCACGACGCGCGCCTTCTTCGTGCGTGGGGAGAGAATCTGGCCCGCGTGGTGCGCACCATGCACGACCGCGGTGTTTCGCACCGCGATCTGAAGGCGCCCAACGTGATGCTCCAGAACGCGGCGCTCGATCCCGCGAGCGCGACGCCTGTCCTCATTGACCTCGTCGGGGTCCGCGCCGGATTAAACGCGGTATCGTTTGTGCGACGAGCGAAGGAACTTGCCCGATTGAACGCGAGCTTCCTCGCAATGCCACACGTAACGCGAACGGAACGACTGCGGTTCCTGCGTGCATACCTGAGCGTCGGGGAAAGACAGTTAGACTGGAAAACGTGGTGGAATGCGGTATCTGCGGCGACCGCCGCGAAGGTGGCGAAGAACCACCGGAGCGGGCGCGTGCTCGGATAA
- a CDS encoding glycosyltransferase family 4 protein produces MRLVALVESESHVCCRYRLTAFRSALKAAGHTLDFRPIPQSLFGRAALGRDLTSYDAVILQRKLLPRWVTALLRRRVQRLIFDFDDAVWLRDSYSAKGFDDPKRSARFRATVEACDLVIAGNSYLAEEARKFVPADRVTVIPTCVDVAKYRVQEQETRTSGIRLVWVGSASTLQGLERFGPTLSAIGRAVPGTRLKLICDRFAEFPDLPVERCTWTEATEAAEIASADIGIGWVPDDPWSRGKCALKVLQYQTAGLPVVANPVGVQADFVRDGETGFRANSTDEWVHAIRVLAADAALRKRLGETAHRDVEAHYSVEAGAKLWIESLARFETVRMAG; encoded by the coding sequence GTGCGGTTGGTCGCGCTCGTGGAATCCGAATCACACGTGTGTTGCCGGTACCGGCTCACCGCGTTCCGTAGCGCGCTCAAAGCAGCCGGTCACACCCTCGACTTCCGGCCCATACCGCAATCGCTCTTTGGTCGCGCGGCCCTCGGTCGCGATCTCACGTCCTACGACGCGGTCATCCTCCAGCGCAAGTTACTCCCGCGATGGGTCACCGCCCTCCTCCGCCGGCGCGTTCAGCGATTGATCTTCGACTTCGATGATGCAGTCTGGCTGCGCGACTCGTACTCCGCGAAAGGTTTCGACGATCCCAAGCGATCCGCACGCTTTCGCGCCACAGTAGAGGCGTGCGACTTGGTGATTGCGGGGAACTCGTACCTCGCAGAAGAAGCGCGGAAGTTCGTACCCGCGGACCGCGTGACGGTGATTCCCACCTGTGTGGACGTTGCGAAGTACCGCGTGCAGGAACAGGAAACCCGCACCTCCGGCATTCGGCTCGTGTGGGTCGGCTCAGCGAGCACGCTGCAAGGATTGGAACGATTCGGCCCCACGCTCAGCGCGATCGGCCGCGCGGTTCCGGGTACGCGATTGAAACTGATCTGCGACCGGTTCGCAGAGTTCCCCGATTTGCCGGTCGAGCGTTGCACCTGGACTGAAGCGACCGAGGCCGCAGAAATTGCGTCCGCGGATATTGGCATCGGCTGGGTGCCGGACGACCCGTGGAGCCGCGGGAAGTGCGCACTGAAAGTGCTCCAGTATCAGACCGCGGGCCTGCCGGTCGTCGCGAACCCCGTTGGCGTGCAAGCGGACTTCGTGCGCGACGGCGAAACGGGCTTTCGCGCGAACTCGACTGACGAATGGGTCCACGCGATTCGTGTACTCGCCGCAGATGCCGCGTTACGAAAACGGCTCGGCGAAACGGCCCATCGCGACGTGGAGGCGCATTACAGCGTCGAAGCCGGGGCCAAACTGTGGATCGAATCGTTGGCGCGTTTCGAGACCGTGCGAATGGCAGGATAA
- the smpB gene encoding SsrA-binding protein SmpB: MAKGDKKDKKAEADGTVNVCRNRRALHEYEISDRIECGIVLVGTEVKSLRDGHANLEDSYARIDNDEVFLIGAEIPEYLYGNRANHKPKRTRKLLLHRREINKFAGKASEKGLTLVPLRLYFKDGKAKVEIAVAKGKQAHDKRESMKSADAKRDIDRVLASRRKR; this comes from the coding sequence ATGGCGAAGGGCGACAAAAAAGACAAGAAGGCCGAGGCCGATGGCACCGTGAACGTGTGCCGGAACCGGCGCGCGCTGCACGAATACGAAATCTCCGACCGAATCGAGTGCGGCATCGTCCTCGTGGGCACCGAGGTGAAGAGCCTCCGCGACGGGCACGCGAACCTCGAAGACTCTTACGCCCGCATTGATAACGACGAGGTGTTTCTGATCGGTGCGGAGATTCCCGAGTACCTGTACGGGAACCGGGCGAACCACAAACCGAAGCGCACGCGGAAGTTGCTCCTCCACCGCCGCGAAATCAACAAGTTCGCGGGCAAGGCCTCCGAGAAGGGGCTGACGCTCGTCCCACTCCGCTTGTATTTCAAAGACGGTAAAGCGAAAGTAGAGATCGCGGTCGCGAAGGGTAAGCAGGCCCACGACAAGCGCGAGTCGATGAAGTCGGCGGACGCCAAGCGCGACATCGACCGCGTGCTGGCTTCGCGGCGAAAAAGGTAG
- a CDS encoding DNA polymerase ligase N-terminal domain-containing protein, with protein sequence MARFVVLTHDWPELHWDFLAEAGDSLRAWRLLAEPVAGADIPAEPNFPHRPLYLDYEGPVSGGRGSVSRWDTGMCVWGAAKPDRVELELWGTKLTGSVVIRREGEEWVFRLTV encoded by the coding sequence GTGGCGCGGTTCGTCGTTCTCACCCACGACTGGCCCGAACTTCACTGGGATTTCCTGGCCGAAGCCGGCGACTCGCTGCGTGCCTGGCGCTTACTTGCAGAACCCGTTGCCGGGGCGGATATTCCGGCGGAACCGAACTTCCCGCACCGGCCCCTGTACCTCGACTACGAAGGCCCCGTATCGGGCGGGCGCGGGAGCGTATCGCGCTGGGATACAGGTATGTGTGTTTGGGGCGCTGCTAAACCGGACCGCGTGGAACTCGAACTCTGGGGTACGAAACTCACCGGTTCGGTCGTGATTCGGCGCGAGGGAGAAGAGTGGGTGTTTCGGCTCACGGTGTAG
- a CDS encoding glycosyltransferase family 4 protein yields MDIALCYESVLPARGGAETYLGDLARRLARDGHAVHLYAARWDANALPPATHFHRIDVPSGPRFLRPWRFGAACEDALKHNQHDVSIGFDKTWGQDVLYPQGGLHAASAAHNLLKFPGALSRGIAAVGKWLDPAAWSFARLERKQYLGPNQPLVIVNSFMVQRHFEQFYGVPPESVRVVRSAIDPMRFVAEDRLKRRHEERGRWMVFPEETVGLFVAMNYRLKGLSPLLKALALVPRDKPFRLAVVGNPKFKRYQREAEKLGVSDRVVFLGHRDDPKNCYFAADFLVHPTFYDPCSLVALEALACGLPVITSRYNGASELLTPPNDGIVVDDPHDAKGLATAMYRFTDRTYRAEASSAARQTGTKWTFEHHYQALLNVFGEVRKIKRAA; encoded by the coding sequence ATGGACATTGCACTGTGTTACGAGAGCGTGCTCCCGGCACGCGGCGGTGCGGAAACCTACCTCGGCGACCTCGCGCGCCGGCTCGCACGGGACGGGCACGCGGTTCACCTCTACGCGGCGCGCTGGGACGCGAACGCGCTGCCGCCCGCGACGCACTTCCACCGCATTGATGTGCCGAGCGGCCCGCGGTTCCTCCGCCCGTGGCGGTTCGGGGCCGCGTGCGAAGATGCGCTGAAGCACAACCAACACGATGTGAGCATCGGGTTCGACAAAACGTGGGGCCAGGACGTCCTCTACCCGCAGGGCGGGTTACACGCCGCGAGCGCGGCCCACAATCTGTTGAAATTCCCGGGCGCGCTTTCGCGCGGAATCGCAGCAGTGGGGAAGTGGCTCGACCCGGCCGCGTGGTCGTTCGCACGGCTCGAACGCAAGCAGTACTTGGGGCCGAATCAGCCACTTGTGATCGTGAACAGCTTCATGGTGCAGCGGCACTTCGAGCAGTTCTACGGCGTACCGCCCGAGTCCGTGCGCGTGGTGCGCAGTGCCATCGACCCAATGCGGTTCGTGGCCGAAGACCGGCTCAAGCGCCGGCACGAGGAGCGCGGGCGGTGGATGGTGTTCCCGGAAGAAACGGTCGGGCTGTTCGTCGCGATGAACTACCGGCTGAAGGGGCTCTCCCCGCTCCTGAAAGCACTCGCGCTCGTCCCGCGCGACAAGCCGTTCCGGTTGGCGGTGGTCGGGAACCCGAAGTTCAAACGGTACCAGCGGGAAGCAGAAAAGCTCGGGGTTTCGGACCGCGTGGTGTTCCTGGGGCACCGCGACGACCCGAAGAACTGCTACTTCGCCGCAGATTTCCTCGTTCACCCCACGTTCTACGACCCGTGCTCGCTGGTCGCACTCGAAGCGCTCGCGTGCGGGTTGCCGGTCATCACGTCGCGGTACAACGGCGCGAGCGAGCTACTCACGCCGCCAAACGATGGCATCGTTGTCGATGATCCGCACGACGCGAAGGGATTGGCCACGGCCATGTACCGGTTCACGGATCGAACGTACCGCGCGGAAGCTTCGAGTGCGGCCCGGCAAACCGGCACGAAATGGACCTTCGAGCACCACTACCAGGCGCTGCTCAACGTGTTCGGCGAAGTGCGCAAAATCAAGAGAGCTGCGTAA